In Dermacentor silvarum isolate Dsil-2018 chromosome 2, BIME_Dsil_1.4, whole genome shotgun sequence, the following proteins share a genomic window:
- the LOC125943153 gene encoding uncharacterized protein LOC125943153, translating to MDVFILSYCNFTQETQTEERSVSSKNFSVFMCFISESGTSTQVTHLETCDNSVQHKPEVSSRHSGSDHRTSYFSGYDSIAKSANALQDLCSVSKEVFAMLLSMLPPSERKCDVTAENRLLLFLLKLKLGISYSSLAILFSVSETSASRHFKSVLKTLAVATKQWIFRPPSRVIQATMPDSFKVHYPSCTMIIDCTEIRTEQPPTVQQERVLYSNYKGAYTLKFLVAVTPGGMICFCSKAYGGRLSDAHITVDSGFLDLVQPGDTVLADKGFPGIQTVLGNQNAVLVMPPFLHASQFTPEEVRDTYNIAQVRIHVERMIQRIKIYNVLNNKVPTELIPCMTDVFHVCCVLANLQLPIIKRKEQQQSFVVSAS from the coding sequence ATGGATGTATTTATTCTTTCTTACTGCAATTTTACGCAGGAAACACAAACTGAAGAAAGAAGCGTGTCAAGCAAGAATTTCTCGGTGTTCATGTGCTTCATTAGTGAGTCAGGGACATCAACTCAAGTGACGCATCTTGAGACATGCGACAACAGTGTGCAACACAAGCCAGAGGTCAGTAGCAGGCATAGTGGCTCTGACCACAGAACCAGCTACTTCTCCGGCTACGACAGCATCGCTAAATCTGCAAATGCATTGCAAGACCTGTGCAGTGTCAGCAAAGAAGTGTTTGCAATGCTTCTGAGCATGCTTCCACCTTCAGAGCGAAAATGTGATGTCACTGCTGAGAATAggcttcttttgtttcttttgaagTTAAAGCTTGGAATCAGCTACTCATCACTGGCTATTCTCTTCTCGGTAAGCGAAACGTCGGCATCAAGGCATTTCAAGAGTGTTCTCAAAACGCTCGCTGTGGCAACTAAACAATGGATTTTTCGCCCCCCATCAAGAGTGATTCAGGCCACAATGCCAGACAGCTTTAAGGTGCATTATCCTAGCTGCACTATGATTATTGACTGCACAGAAATACGTACAGAGCAGCCACCAACTGTGCAACAAGAACGAGTCTTGTACTCAAATTACAAAGGTGCATATACACTGAAGTTTTTAGTGGCTGTAACACCAGGAGGAATGATTTGTTTTTGTTCAAAGGCCTATGGTGGTAGACTGTCTGATGCCCACATTACAGTTGATTCTGGTTTCCTCGATCTTGTTCAACCTGGGGATACAGTTCTTGCCGATAAGGGATTTCCAGGCATCCAGACAGTTTTAGGAAACCAGAATGCTGTTCTTGTTATGCCTCCATTTCTCCATGCCTCTCAGTTTACGCCAGAGGAGGTTAGGGACACTTACAATATCGCTCAAGTGCGGATACATGTCGAACGAATGATTCAGAGGATTAAAATATATAATGTCTTGAACAACAAAGTACCAACTGAGCTTATTCCATGCATGACGGATGTTTTTCATGTCTGCTGTGTGCTAGCAAACCTCCAGCTCCCAATAATTAAGCGCAAAGAACAACAACAGTCATTTGTCGTGTCTGCATCATGA
- the LOC119440380 gene encoding peroxynitrite isomerase THAP4-like: MASSEPCGRTPVKKKSGRRYCSVKDCHSREGTPGVRLYSFPSKPWEKSRRQKWIIAVRRVNFEDSSSWQPNRDSRVCSKHFVNGEKSTIESHPGYVPTIFPTVYKKRSTSSTAQLARFNRWKQRYSGSSASLATPASADSPGPASPYTAETGAIGTSSLATVDLATSTDLLYERSSTEGLDLLSTVAAELCTAVKSVVSS, encoded by the exons ATGGCGTCATCAGAACCGTGTGGTCGCACCCCTGTGAAGAAGAAAAGTGGGCGCAGGTACTGCTCTGTCAAAGACTGCCACAGTCGCGAAGGGACGCCAGGCGTGAGGCTGTACAGTTTTCCGTCAAAGCCTTGGGAGAAGTCACGAAGGCAAAAATGGATTATCGCCGTGCGACGAGTCAA TTTTGAGGACTCCTCTAGCTGGCAGCCTAATCGAGATTCGAGGGTGTGTTCCAAACATTTTGTGAATGGCGAGAAAAGCACAATTGAAAGCCACCCAGGTTATGTACCAACAATATTCCCGACCGTGTACAAGAAGAGGTCCACTTCATCTACTGCTCAGCTGGCTAGATTTAATAG GTGGAAGCAGCGGTACTCTGGGTCATCTGCATCACTGGCTACTCCTGCATCAGCTGATTCCCCTGGACCAGCTTCTCCCTACACAGCTGAGACAGGAGCCATTGGTACCAGCAGCCTTGCCACAGTTGATCTAGCAACTAGTACAGACCTGTTGTACGAGCGGAGCTCGACAGAGGGCTTAGATCTACTGTCCACTGTCGCTGCTGAGCTTTGCACTGCAGTAAAATCCGTGGTAAGCTCCTGA
- the LOC119441098 gene encoding uncharacterized protein LOC119441098 gives MSRVLHCGFKPVHGLDEYFRPSLLRKGRRLLDNNHVFGVREVDGSEISAKCLSEQSKHVYQVDLKLTTEPRTIESGKCTCRYGSLDYKSPFVGNKQPAELSPFYALKHFPGIVSPFTEALQEMARSEADLISIEAEQEARRVLQLEKIIQLLPAPCNALHVLQISGTYPKLSVAAKDYVQLMTQEQKEFYQTNIVCESLSDLCVATMGQSSCLRWHKEKKFRISSTTSHTILHARRSPEEVARAILNSRPFSTEATAYGLRTEPLARMEFERQLGVEVVEMGLLIHPDQPWLCGSPDGMFYLSGETCLLEIKCPHKCKEADMFDSSGESILDYIQGTGSNRRLKTTHRYFTQVQILLYLLNVQKCYFFVYSSRQNVIIEVSRDDAFLYESIPALERFYFTYLLPAAAAAK, from the exons ATGTCGCGGGTTCTGCATTGCGGTTTCAAGCCGGTCCACGGCCTCGACGAGTATTTTCGGCCATCGCTACTGCGGAAAGGACGCCGCTTGCTGGACAATAACCATGTGTTCGGTGTCCGGGAGGTTGACGGGTCTGAGATCTCTGCAAAATGTCTGTCGGAGCAAAGCAAGCACGTATACCAAGTGGACCTCAAA CTGACGACGGAGccccgcacaatcgaaagtggcAAATGCACGTGCCGCTACGGCAGCCTGG ACTACAAGAGCCCCTTTGTAGGAAACAAACAGCCTGCAGAGCTGTccccattttatgcattgaagcacttccCGGGCATTGTATCGCCATTTACGGAAGCACTGCAAGAGATGGCGAGGAGTGAGGCAGATTTAATCAGCATTGAAGCAGAACAAGAAGCCAGGCGGGTTTTACAGCTCGAAAAAATTATCCAGCTGCTTCCAGCACCTTGCAACGCCTTGCATGTGCTGCAGATATCAGGCACCTACCCGAAGCTAAGTGTAGCAGCAAAGGATTACGTACAACTCATGACGCAAGAGCAGAAGGAGTTTTATCAGACAAATATTGTCTGTGAGTCACTGTCAGACCTATGTGTGGCCACCATGGGCCAGTCAAGCTGTCTAAG GTGGCACAAAGAAAAGAAGTTTCGCATAAGCAGTACCACTAGCCACACAATACTCCATGCCCGACGGAGCCCTGAGGAGGTTGCCAGGGCCATCCTGAACTCAAGGCCATTTTCTACAGAGGCCACGGCTTATG GACTCCGTACAGAACCCCTGGCTCGGATGGAGTTTGAGCGTCAACTAGGTGTTGAAGTTGTGGAG ATGGGTTTGCTCATACACCCGGATCAGCCTTGGCTGTGTGGCAGCCCTGATGGCATGTTCTACCTGTCTGGGGAAACATGCCTTTTGGAAATCAAGTGTCCCCACAAGTGTAAAGAAGCAGACATGTTCGACAGCTCGGGAGAGAGCATCCTAGACTACATCCAGGGAACAGGCAGCAACCGAAGACTGAAGACGACGCACAGATATTTCACTCAAGTACAGATATTACTGTACTTGTTGAATGTACAAAAGTGTTATTTTTTTGTATATTCTAGCAGGCAAAATGTCATTATTGAAGTCAGCAGGGATGATGCCTTTCTTTACGAGAGCATCCCAGCCCTTGAAAGATTTTATTTTACTTACCTTCTGCCTGCTGCAGCTGCAGCAAAATAA